TGGTTGTCATGACAGTCACTTCGGAACTGAGCTACCACCCGTCCACCGACGGAGACCTCGCCTACCGCGACATGGGCACCGGGGACCTCGTGGTGCTGGTGCACTCCGGATTCGCCGACCACCGCGTCTTCGACGAGCAGATACCGGCGCTGGTCTCCGCGGGCTACCGGGTCGTCGCACCCGACGTGCGCGGCCACGGCTTCTCCGCCAACGCGAGCAAGCCGTTCCGCTGGGCGGACGACCTCGGCGGCCTGCTGCGCGGGCTCGACGCCGGGCCCGCGGTCCTCGTCGGCCTGTGCATGGGCTCGGCGGTGGTGACCGACACCGTGCTGGAGTACCCCGAGCTGGTCCGTGCCGTGGCCGTCTGCGGCGCCGGGACCAGCGCCTTCGAGTACGCCGATCCGTGGACGCTGGAGCGCGCGGGCGAGTCGGCCCGCATGCTGGCCGCAGGCGACCTCGACGGCTGGGTCGAGGCCTTCGGAAGGAACGCGGCCGGACCGCACCGCACGGTCGACGACGTCGCCCCGGACGTCGTACGACGGCTGCGGGAGATGGCCGCGCACACCCTCTCCAAGCACACGGCCGGCGAGAAGGACTGGCTCACGCCCCTGGCCGACCCCTGGTCACGGGTCCCGGAGATCGCGGTACCGGTCCTCGCCGTGCACGGAGCCCTCGACGCCTCCGACGCCATAGCCATGGCGGACCGGCTGGTGAACACCGTGCCCGACGGCCGCTCGGTCACCATCGAGGACGTCGGCCACTACCCGCACATGGAGAAGCCCGAGCGGTTCAACGAGATCCTGCTCGACTTCCTCCGCACCCTCTGAACGGGCCTACGGGACCACGGTCACCGGCCACCGTCCGGCCTTCACCAGTCGCACCGCGACCGAGCCGACGATCCGGTGACCGGCCTGTTCGGAGGCGCCCACCACCACGGCGTCCGCCTTGAGTTCGTCCGCGGCCCGCACCAGGCCGCTGTAGGGGTCCCCGCGGAACGTGTGGAACTCCCACCGCACATCGAATATCCCCTTGGTGCGCTCGGTCGCCTCCCGGATCTGGGCGACCAGATCCTCGGCGATCTCGTCGGTCGTCTCCGCGACCGGAGCCCCGAGCGCCGCGCCCGCCGACATCACCGGCTGCACGTACACGACCGCCAGGAGAGCGTGCTGGCGGCGGGCCAGCCCGCCCGCGTACGCCGCCGCCCGGAAGGAGGAGTCGGAGCCGTCCACCCCGACCACGATGACCTTCGGCCCGTCCGTGCCCCGCTCGAACTGGTGCGAGTGCTGTTCCGTCACGGCTGGAGGCTATCGGAATCACCGCCTCCCGCCGCCGGCCGGGGCCTCCCGACGGGCGGTACGGCCCCGCTGTTCCTACAGTCGGAACATGAGTGCCACCGTCGAGGCCGTACCGGCGAAGGACACCACGGGCCCGACACGACGGCCCGGCAGCGGCCTCCTCAGCAGGGTGCCGGAAGCCTTCGCGGCCTTCTTCGGCGCCCTCGGACTGCTGTGCCTGCTGCTCGCCCTCATCCCGCCGCTGCGCCGACTCCTGCGCCCCGTCGTCCGCTTCCTCGACCTGCTGATCGTCCCGGTCAGTGCCAACCTCGCCTACGCCGTCTTCCTCTTCCTGCTCGCCGGCGCCACCGCCGCCCGCAAGAAGGTCGCCTGGTGGCTGGTCGTCGTCTACCTGGGCCTGCTCGTCCTCGTCGACGCCCTGGGCGTAGCCGTCGGCCTGTACGCCGACTCCGTCCCGTCCCTCGTCGTGTGCGGACTCGCACTGGCCCTGCTCGTCGTCGCCCGCAAGGAGTTCTACGGCGCCTCCCGCCGCGCCGCCGTCCGACGGGCGGTCCTCGTCCTGCTGGCCGGCCTCGTCCTGGGCATCCTGGCCGGCTGGGGCCTGGTCGAACTCTTCCCCGGCACGCTGCCGCGCGGCCAGCGCCTGCTGTGGGCCGCCAACCGGGTCTGCGGTGGCCTGGTCTCCGGCCGCTCCTTCGACGGCGCACCGCCCCGCGCCCTGTTCTTCCTCCTCGGCCTGTTCGGCGCCCTCGCCCTCCTCAACGCCGCCGCCACCCTCTTCCGCTCCCAGCGCATGGAGGCGTCCCTCCACGACGACGAGGAGGCCCGGATCAGGGCGCTGCTCAAGGCCTACGGCGAGAAGGACTCCCTCGGCTACTTCGCCACCCGGCGCGACAAGGCCGTCGTCTTCTCGCCCAGCGGCAAGGCCGCCGTCACCTACCGCGTCGAGGCCGGCGTCTGTCTCGCCAGCGGCGACCCCGTCGGCGACCGCGAGGCCTGGCCGCACGCCATCGCCGCCTGGCTCGACGCGGCCCGCCGGCACGCCTGGGCGCCCGCCGCGATGGGCGCCTCCGAGGACGGCGCCAAGGCCTACGCCCGCGCCGGACTCGGCGCACTCCAGCTCGGCGACGAGGCGATCCTGAACGTGGCCGACTTCGACCTGGGCGGCCGCGACATGCGGGTCACCCGGCAGGCCGTGAACCGGGTCCGCCGCACCGGCGCGCACTGCCGCATCCGCCGTCACGCCGCCCTCACCGACACGGAGATGGAGGAGATCGTCGACAAGGCCGACGCCTGGCGCGACACCGAGACCGAACGCGGCTTCTCCATGGCCCTGGACCGCCTCGGCGACCCCGCCGACGGCGACTGTCTCCTCGTGGAGGCCCTCGGCGAGGACGGCGAGCTGCTCGCCCTGCTGTCCTTCGTGCCCTGGGGCACCGACGGCGTCTCCCTCGACCTGATGCGCCGTGACCGCAGCGCACCCAACGGCGTCATGGAGTTCATGGTCGCCGAACTGTGCGCCGTGGCACCCAAGTCGGGCGTCCGCCGGATCTCCCTCAACTTCGCCGTCTTCCGCTCGGTCTTCGAGGAGGGCGCCCGCATCGGCGCCGGACCGGTGCTCCGTCTCTGGCGCCGACTGCTGCTGTTCTTCTCCAAGTGGTGGCAGCTGGAAGCCCTCTACCGCTCCAACGCCAAATACCACCCCGAGTGGTACCCGCGCTTCATCTGCTACGGCGACACCGGCGCCCT
Above is a window of Streptomyces sp. NBC_00490 DNA encoding:
- a CDS encoding alpha/beta fold hydrolase, with amino-acid sequence MTVTSELSYHPSTDGDLAYRDMGTGDLVVLVHSGFADHRVFDEQIPALVSAGYRVVAPDVRGHGFSANASKPFRWADDLGGLLRGLDAGPAVLVGLCMGSAVVTDTVLEYPELVRAVAVCGAGTSAFEYADPWTLERAGESARMLAAGDLDGWVEAFGRNAAGPHRTVDDVAPDVVRRLREMAAHTLSKHTAGEKDWLTPLADPWSRVPEIAVPVLAVHGALDASDAIAMADRLVNTVPDGRSVTIEDVGHYPHMEKPERFNEILLDFLRTL
- a CDS encoding universal stress protein; translation: MTEQHSHQFERGTDGPKVIVVGVDGSDSSFRAAAYAGGLARRQHALLAVVYVQPVMSAGAALGAPVAETTDEIAEDLVAQIREATERTKGIFDVRWEFHTFRGDPYSGLVRAADELKADAVVVGASEQAGHRIVGSVAVRLVKAGRWPVTVVP
- the lysX gene encoding bifunctional lysylphosphatidylglycerol synthetase/lysine--tRNA ligase LysX, which gives rise to MSATVEAVPAKDTTGPTRRPGSGLLSRVPEAFAAFFGALGLLCLLLALIPPLRRLLRPVVRFLDLLIVPVSANLAYAVFLFLLAGATAARKKVAWWLVVVYLGLLVLVDALGVAVGLYADSVPSLVVCGLALALLVVARKEFYGASRRAAVRRAVLVLLAGLVLGILAGWGLVELFPGTLPRGQRLLWAANRVCGGLVSGRSFDGAPPRALFFLLGLFGALALLNAAATLFRSQRMEASLHDDEEARIRALLKAYGEKDSLGYFATRRDKAVVFSPSGKAAVTYRVEAGVCLASGDPVGDREAWPHAIAAWLDAARRHAWAPAAMGASEDGAKAYARAGLGALQLGDEAILNVADFDLGGRDMRVTRQAVNRVRRTGAHCRIRRHAALTDTEMEEIVDKADAWRDTETERGFSMALDRLGDPADGDCLLVEALGEDGELLALLSFVPWGTDGVSLDLMRRDRSAPNGVMEFMVAELCAVAPKSGVRRISLNFAVFRSVFEEGARIGAGPVLRLWRRLLLFFSKWWQLEALYRSNAKYHPEWYPRFICYGDTGALARIGLASGIAEGFVSVPSLRKLWGKGHPKTQPRPATTEGLPPLSALGLDGGDGTGTAGPDAGLPEQARIRHRKLDRLRARGIDPYPVGIPQRTHTLAEVRDGEHVTVAGRVMRVRDLGGIVFVTLRDWSGDHQLALTRDRGGLDDFRTDIDIGDQITVTGTAGASDTGEPTVFVTSWQLTGKCLRPLPDKRRGLTDPEAKVRMRYLDLVSSPAARDVVRARSTAVQALRQGLLSRGYLEVETPMLQQIHGGANARPFTTHINAYDLDLYLRIAPELYLKRLCVGGLEKVFEMGRTFRNEGVSYKHNPEFTMLEAYQAFADYDVMLDLTRELIQGAATAAFGSPIARKDGTEYDISGDWPVKTVHGAISEALGEEIDAGTDLLRLHRHCDRAGVPYTGDDGRGDVVLEMYERLVEEKTQLPTFYKDFPTDVSPLTRQHRGDPRLAERWDLVAFGTELGTAYSELTDPVEQRRRLTAQSLLAAGGDPEAMELDEDFLDALEYAMPPTGGLGIGVDRLVMFLTGLTIRETLPFPLVRRR